CTCGAGTTACTATCTGGAGAGTAGCATAGGATGCCAAAAAAAGTAGCTAAAGTGAACAGAATTCACCTCGACACGTTCAAGAATCCAGTTTTGTTAACCCTGACTCGATCGTCGCTGCGGGGAGGAATGGAAGCGTATTCGGATTACCTAAAAAAAATTATTCCCTCCTTGACAATATGGAGTCGCGAGGATATAGAAAATAGTCCCCCATTCAATCTCCCTTTCATGAAAGAGGCGTCGTGGTCTATTGCTTACGCGCGAAGGGTTCATCTCGAACGCGATCGGCCCGACTTGATCCTTTCGAGCGGCATGCATGGATGGGCGTTCGGTCCGACTGAACGAAATATTCCTTCCCTATCTATCCTCCATGGAACGTTTGCCGGTTTATCCGATACGGCTTACTCGCCAACCAACCTCCAATATTGGCGAATGCGATACGCTTATAGTTTTCTTGAACGGAAAAGCGCGCAAAACGCTCACGTTCGAGTGGCTAATTCTCCCTTCACGCAAAAAGAAGTGAAACGATATTATGGGTTGAATTCACGGGCCATACTCCCACCCATAGATTCCCAAAATTTTAGACCCGGTTCCAAATCAAGTGCTCGGAAAGAATTAGGTTGGGATTTGGGGGATCAGATAATTTTGTTCGTTGGAAATCCCACCTTTTCCAAGGGGTGGGACATTGTCATCGAATTGGCTCGTGCCTACCCGGAATATCGGTTTATCTGTCTTTGCAATCCAGTTATCTCTTTCCCATTACCCAATTTGTTTGTTTTTCCTTTTGTTTCTCAAGAACAGTTATCAACCTATTACCGCGCTGCTGACCTGCTCCTATTCCCTTCCCGGTATGAAGGGTTTGGCTTCGTACCACTGGAGGCATTAGCCTCCGGATGCCCTGTAATATCGTCTCGCGTCGGCATCTTCCATGATTTCCATTCCGCTGGAAGAGTAGAAGTAAAACATTCTCCTCAGGCATTCAATCATGCATTGCGGGAAACGATGGAAGGTAAAGTCGAAAAGGTGGACGCAAAGAAAGTAGCCAAATCCTTTTCATTTAAAGCGTTTTCTCAATTATTTGACGAGGCGATCACGGAGGCAGAGCGATGCATCCTGTGAAATCGACTCGTGCAGTCGTTTACTCCCCCTATCCATTATCAACACCAGGAGCGGCAGGTATGCGAGCTTTTTATTTTTTAGAGGCCTTGCGTGACAAAGGGGTAGAGGTCTCATTATTGACCCCTCGCGATGCAATGGGAATATATCTCATCATTAAAATCATGAGTCTTCGTCCCAATGTCGTGATTGCGACTTCTCCACCTTTGACACCCACATTTTTCACTTGGATAGGCGCCCGATTGACCGGAGCAATTTGGGTTCTTGACGCGAAAGAGGATGGACATGCCATCAAAATCCAGAAAAAAGAAAAACGGAATCTCAAAGAGAAACTCTTCTTGGGACTCCGTCAATTTCTCTACGAACGGACCAATCGAATATGGTTTTTGACACAGTCTGATAAAGTGGAGGCAACGAGTACATATTTCATACACCCTTCACGGATTCAATGGGTACCTAATGGAGTGGATGGGCGCATCCATTTCAATGCCAAAAAACGACTTTCTAAACGCAAGAAGTGGAATATTCCTCCTCGTGGACATGTGATTATTTATGCTGGGTCAATAGGTGATGAGGACGTGACAGGGCTAATCGATCATTTTCCACTAGGCAAAAAAAACCTCTACTTAGCTCTTGTCTTGGCGCATGAGACCACGCCGGAGGATCTTCTCCGATTGAAAATGTTAAAGGATAAAATCAGAGAAAAATCAATTGGTCTGAAGGTAATCATCGAGCAGAATGTTCCGATTGAAGACATGTCGGCCATCCTTTCAGCATCGGATACAGGCGTCATCCCTTGGCGGGATGAATTGCCAACGAGTCTTCCTGTAAAGGTATATGATTACGCCGGAGCCGGATTGCCTATTGTCGCGAAATGCCCAAGGGATGGGGAATTAGAAAAATTCCTCCAGCAGAACCCAAAACTAGGACGTTGCGAATCATCGTGGGAAAACTTTTCAACAGTCCTCGAAAAGGCGGTGATGACAAAGTTATCCCCTTCTCAGAGGGAACGCCTTGGCGATGAAGCCCATAATCGGTGGTCACGAATCCGCATTGCGGAGGAAGCTATCGCATCCCTTTTACCAGCCGGACGACATGCATTTAAGCCTTGACGTCCCCCTCTTCATCATGCCATACTCAAAAGCCCTCCTGATTCCAGTCGCATACTACAAAAGTGCCTATCGCCCAGGGGATGTGCCGGATCTCGCACTGGGATATATTGCTGAATACCTCCAGGCGAATGGGGTAGATTACGAGGTGCTCGACCTTAATTTGGGCTACGGATTTCCTGACATTGTGCGCAAGATTGAGGAATTCCGTCCCGATATCATCGGTATCGCCATGAAAAGCTACCGTTACAAAGATAGTTATGCCCTAATCTCTCGAATCAAGAAAGCTTTTCCACACATCCCTATTGCCGTTGGAGCGGCCCATATTTCGACTGAAAAAGAAAAGGTATTACAAGAATGCGAGGCCATTGACTATGGTATTGTTAAGGAAGGAGAAGATACCTTCCTCGAACTATGCCAGGGGAAACCGTTAAGCGATATCAAAGGGTTGATATTCCGAGAGAATGAAAAAATAGTTTTCACAGGAGAAAGGCCTTTCCGCCGAAATATCATGGCGCTCCCTTGGCCTAAATATGAACGTTTCGAACTGGACAAATACTGGTATCCCGCCATGATGGTCCTATCCTCAAGGGGGTGCCCAGAAAAATGCACCTTTTGTGCCGTTCCAAACGTGAGTGGAAATTGGTGGCGTTTCCGCACGCCTGAAAACATGGTGGAAGAAGTGCAATACTGGTACAATAAAGGATATCGGCGCATCGAATTCCTAGATGACAATTTTACATTGGACGGAAAACGCATTCTAAGGTTTTGCGAACTGGTACGCGAGCGGGGTTTGAAAGGACTAATACTGAATGTGCCCCAAGGAGTCCGGGCGGATAGGGTGGATCGAGAACTGCTTCAAGTCATGCGGGATACGGGATTTATCTCCATCGCTTTCGGTGTAGAGGTTGGTAACGAAAAAATGCTTGCCCGTGTTAAGAAAGGTGAATCCATGGCCACCATCGAGAAGGCGGTATTAGATGCCATCGAGGTAGGATTTGATGTGCATCTAAACATGATGGTGGGTTTCCCCGACCAAACATTGGAGGATGTGGAAGACACATTTCAGTTCGCACTCAAGCACCCTATTCGATGGGCGACATTCAATAATTACGTTCCTTATGCTGGGACGGAGGGATTTTCGGAGGCATCAGAACGTAATCTTTTCCTAATACAGCCCGAGGAATACTTGAATGACCTCAATCCCAAATCCGAACGCATTATCGTACACACCCCTCATATTTCTGCTGACGAAAGAAGATACATCGAACGAAAGATTCCTAACGTCCAGGCCGAGATTCGAAAACGGTATCATGTACGTCGTCTCCTGCGCGATTATGGGGCCCCTGGAAAAGTCATTGGCACCTTATATTCCCGAGGAATCATCCCCAAATCCGTCTTTAATTTGGCAGTTAAAGTGAAATCGGATGCAGGCATCCAATGACTTCCTCCCCGGCCTAAAAGCCAGGTATCCAATAAAAAAGAATGTCAAAAGGCTGACGAAAATTTTTCGCAAACCTTTTTCAAAAAAGTTTCTTTTCTATGTAGGCCAAAATGACTTCCTCCCCGGCCTAAAGGCCGGGGTATCCATGTTGTGCATGAACGTCAATCGGCTCGCGCGATCGCTCGCCAAAAACTAGGCGACGTATGTCGCCCTGAAGGGCGAGGCATATCACCTTTTTCGCCGGCCTTTTTTCTAAAAAGGCCGAGTGAAATATGAGGGTCACCTTTTGATTCCGACGGCCAGCATTCCAGTGCAGACATTAGTGGGACCAACCCCTATTCGATCCCGATAAAATCGAATCAGACCGATTCGGGCACCGCGTAAAAAAGGGACTCGATGTCGAAAGGGATGTAAAAGAAGAATTAACCGGCGCCCAGTTTCGAACACCATCCTATTTAGATCCTTTTTCCCATATCCAATGACTTTCACGATTTCAACATGTGGTTTCAACAAATCGATCAATGTCGATTCCGTGAAATGACAGTAATGCTTGGCCACCAATTCTCGTTTTACGGATGGAACCGTCACGATTAATTTGCCACCGGGATGAATACGGGAAACCACTTCTGTTAAGAAAGAATTCACATGAGAAGGAGGAATGTGCTCCAATACTTCAATCAGGGTAATGGCATCCCATTTCTTCCTATCAGGAAACTGTTTCAAGGAGCCAACATGGAAAAAAACGTGCGGATTGAAGGCGCGGGCGAATGCGATTGCCCGTTCAGAAAGATCAATCCCGGCCAGATTGGAACCCTTGCCGCGCAACTCATAGATAAACCGTCCATCCCCGCACCCAATATCAAGCACTTTCTTCCCATGCAATGGAGATAATTCATCTCGGACTAGGTGAAGGTAATCCAAATATTCAATCGCCCTCAGGGCTTTTTCTTCAGAGAAAAGATCTTCATAATGATATGGAAGGGCATATTCTTCTTCCTGAATGGTCTGTTTATCAATTTTCCCAAGGGAGGTCATAGGTGTCCACCTCCCCGGATACACGCAACTCCTTCTCGAAATATTTTTTTTTCAGATTCCGAAATAAATGAAATATCAGGTCGAATACCCAGTTGCCAGTGCATATACAGCATTACCCACCCTCCTAATATAAGAAAAGTGATGAGATTCGCCTGCGCTACGCCCAGTGCACCAAACTGTTGGGCGGAAAAGTAATAGATGGGAACGGCCATTAAACTGGGAATTAGGAATAGTTTGAAAAAAAAATCCTTCGCAGGAATCTTGGATACGGCCATTGCCGCCCAGGGTCGGGCGATATTGAATATCGTCAAACCCCCTACGATATAAATTGAGTATTCAAACACTCGCTCTGGGTGTTCGGGTCCCAAAAGGGATATGAGGAATGTCCCCATTATCAAATATCCAATGAGTTGGGAAATGGCCATCAGTGTATTATATCGTATCGCTATCCCGAAAACCTGGGATAATTCTTTTGGAGTTTGAATATCCGAAAAGGTAAGCGAAAACACCTTCTGGATCATCTGGGGAAAGATAAAGAATACGTTCGCCAATGTCAGCGCCACCGCATAATCCCCAATAGTCGCTAATCCAACGAAGAAACCAAGGATGAGAATATCAATTTGGTAGACTAGACGTATAACGACGCCCGCCAGGTGATTCCATAATGAGAAACGCATCATGGCTTGAACCGCAGGGCCAATATCCCATTGATGCATCCACCGAAAATCCAAATGAGAACGGGCGTTCCAATACCACCAACCCACCCCGATAAGGGCCACGATGACTTGCAATGCTCCATACACCAATACCTCCCGATGGAAATAAAGAAAGGCCATCGTCAATAACAATAGAATATTAACCACAATATCCACAAATGTAATGCGGGCTTGCCGATAAAATCCGTAGAAGGCTTCCCGGAATGGACCATTCAGGCCATTGATGAGGTTCACACCTAGGAGTAGCATGAAGTATATGGACAATCGAGGGTCCTGCTGGAGCGACTGGATGTAAATGGCTACCGGGATCCCTATTAGGAATAGGAAAATTCCTCGAGCCAGGCTGAATTGGAGAAAAGAATTCATGAATACATTAAGGTTCTTTTTGATTGTCATGAATTCTCGGATGATAATATTTTCTGGAAGTATCATGAGAATTCCGAATAGGGCCATGTAGCCTCCCGCAAGCCCGATTATGCCTATTTCTTCAGTAGAGAGGAGGCGGACGAGAATGGCGAAATTGATGAAACTGATTAGTTTGGAAACGACGGTTTGCATTGTTCCGAATGTGAGCACTGAAAACACGCGCTCGAAACGGGTCATATGATAAGACTCCGGTAGAAATGGATCTGTTTTTCGATGATGGTGTTCCATCCAAAGCCGCAGGCGAAATCACGGCATCTCATACGTTTTTTCTTTAATTCATCTGAGGAAATATTCATCATATCATACAATAATTTACCAGCCTCATCGGGATAATCGAAATTGGTTAGTTTGACCTCCTTGCATGATGCTGAAAAATTCTCGAATGGAGGAATCTTATTCAATACAGGTATACATCCTGATGCCATGGCTTCGATCGTGGATATCCCGAAACCCTCATATTCGGATGCAGAGGCGAAAATCCCGCTTTTCCTATATAGAGCCAAAAGGTTTTCGTCTACCATCTTCCCATGAAACCAAACGAAATCTTCCACCCCTTCTTCTTTGGCAATTTCTTTCAGTTCGGGCATCAATCCTTCCCAGTCCGCCCCCACGATATGCAATCGCGCACGAGGTTCTCGTTGATAGGCATGCGCAAATGCCCGAATGAGATTGTCCACCCGTTTATTCTTGGACAATCGGCCCACAAATAGAATGCTCCTTGGATCCTTTTCCGATTTAAAAGGTTGGAAAAAATCCTCCTGGACCCCATTAGGAATGAGGTGCGCCTTCCCTCCCTTATTTTCGACGAATGTTTTATCGGAAGGACTGATGGCGATTATTCCGTCAATTTGGCGAAGGGTGTGGGGGAGAATTATCATCTCATAAATTTGTTTTGGGATCATTCGATTCGCCGTATGATAGAAACCACCGTGCGTGGTGAGGACCAATTTTCCTCTTATACGGGATTTGTTGCCGCTCCAGGCCATAATATCCAGCCAGGCGCCATATCCATGAACATGAATAATATCCTTATCGAGGGTATGCTTCAAAAATAGTCTAATTGGCGGGATGGGGTAGAATGTTGGACCCCTTGATGGAACACGATGGATTGTGATCCCGGAATTTTTCTCTAATGGAGACAGCTTTTCTGTCCCGCGGGGACAGGTATTGAACACTATCACTTCTACGCGATGTCCATTAGCCGCTTGGCGGGTAGCCGTTTCCCAGATAACTTTCTCAATTCCCCCTATACAAGGAAAGGTATGGTTTCCCACATGGAGGATGCGTAGTTTTTTTCCTTGGCTCATGCCCACACCTTTTCATCCAAAAAACCCCGGATCATGCCCGTGGCGAAGGCAATGGACCGGAGGAAGTAAAGGCCGAAGGCGATGGCAACAAAATGAATCCCGTGTCTCCAGATATGGGGGATGGAAAAAAGGAATGTGAATACGTAGGCGAGGGCACTCACGCGGACCCAGAAGGTATAGTCCGGAATGGGAATCGAAATTAGAGCGAAAAATAGAATTCCAAGTGAAAAGGCCACATTGAATTTGAGCATGGTAGGAGTATAACTGTCCTGCACCGCTTTACGGGGGTGCTTGAGATACATGCGCATACGCCAATAGGCCCGCACGTGTTTCACGTGAATATACCTTTCGACTGTATCCGGGTGGGAATGGTAAACAATGGCCGCCGGATTGAATACCAGTCGATACCCTTTTTCAGATAACCGGTAGGAAAATTCCGCGTCCTCTCCCGAAGCGCGGGGAAAATGTTCATCGAATCCCCCATGGGAAAGGAAAATGTCTTTTCGGTAGGCCGCGCTGTAGCTCCCGATCCAATCCAGGAAAGATGAGCG
The sequence above is drawn from the Candidatus Diapherotrites archaeon genome and encodes:
- a CDS encoding glycosyltransferase family 4 protein; translation: MPKKVAKVNRIHLDTFKNPVLLTLTRSSLRGGMEAYSDYLKKIIPSLTIWSREDIENSPPFNLPFMKEASWSIAYARRVHLERDRPDLILSSGMHGWAFGPTERNIPSLSILHGTFAGLSDTAYSPTNLQYWRMRYAYSFLERKSAQNAHVRVANSPFTQKEVKRYYGLNSRAILPPIDSQNFRPGSKSSARKELGWDLGDQIILFVGNPTFSKGWDIVIELARAYPEYRFICLCNPVISFPLPNLFVFPFVSQEQLSTYYRAADLLLFPSRYEGFGFVPLEALASGCPVISSRVGIFHDFHSAGRVEVKHSPQAFNHALRETMEGKVEKVDAKKVAKSFSFKAFSQLFDEAITEAERCIL
- a CDS encoding radical SAM protein, whose product is MPYSKALLIPVAYYKSAYRPGDVPDLALGYIAEYLQANGVDYEVLDLNLGYGFPDIVRKIEEFRPDIIGIAMKSYRYKDSYALISRIKKAFPHIPIAVGAAHISTEKEKVLQECEAIDYGIVKEGEDTFLELCQGKPLSDIKGLIFRENEKIVFTGERPFRRNIMALPWPKYERFELDKYWYPAMMVLSSRGCPEKCTFCAVPNVSGNWWRFRTPENMVEEVQYWYNKGYRRIEFLDDNFTLDGKRILRFCELVRERGLKGLILNVPQGVRADRVDRELLQVMRDTGFISIAFGVEVGNEKMLARVKKGESMATIEKAVLDAIEVGFDVHLNMMVGFPDQTLEDVEDTFQFALKHPIRWATFNNYVPYAGTEGFSEASERNLFLIQPEEYLNDLNPKSERIIVHTPHISADERRYIERKIPNVQAEIRKRYHVRRLLRDYGAPGKVIGTLYSRGIIPKSVFNLAVKVKSDAGIQ
- a CDS encoding class I SAM-dependent methyltransferase, producing the protein MTSLGKIDKQTIQEEEYALPYHYEDLFSEEKALRAIEYLDYLHLVRDELSPLHGKKVLDIGCGDGRFIYELRGKGSNLAGIDLSERAIAFARAFNPHVFFHVGSLKQFPDRKKWDAITLIEVLEHIPPSHVNSFLTEVVSRIHPGGKLIVTVPSVKRELVAKHYCHFTESTLIDLLKPHVEIVKVIGYGKKDLNRMVFETGRRLILLLHPFRHRVPFLRGARIGLIRFYRDRIGVGPTNVCTGMLAVGIKR
- a CDS encoding oligosaccharide flippase family protein, producing the protein MTRFERVFSVLTFGTMQTVVSKLISFINFAILVRLLSTEEIGIIGLAGGYMALFGILMILPENIIIREFMTIKKNLNVFMNSFLQFSLARGIFLFLIGIPVAIYIQSLQQDPRLSIYFMLLLGVNLINGLNGPFREAFYGFYRQARITFVDIVVNILLLLTMAFLYFHREVLVYGALQVIVALIGVGWWYWNARSHLDFRWMHQWDIGPAVQAMMRFSLWNHLAGVVIRLVYQIDILILGFFVGLATIGDYAVALTLANVFFIFPQMIQKVFSLTFSDIQTPKELSQVFGIAIRYNTLMAISQLIGYLIMGTFLISLLGPEHPERVFEYSIYIVGGLTIFNIARPWAAMAVSKIPAKDFFFKLFLIPSLMAVPIYYFSAQQFGALGVAQANLITFLILGGWVMLYMHWQLGIRPDISFISESEKKIFREGVACIRGGGHL
- a CDS encoding glycosyltransferase family 4 protein produces the protein MSQGKKLRILHVGNHTFPCIGGIEKVIWETATRQAANGHRVEVIVFNTCPRGTEKLSPLEKNSGITIHRVPSRGPTFYPIPPIRLFLKHTLDKDIIHVHGYGAWLDIMAWSGNKSRIRGKLVLTTHGGFYHTANRMIPKQIYEMIILPHTLRQIDGIIAISPSDKTFVENKGGKAHLIPNGVQEDFFQPFKSEKDPRSILFVGRLSKNKRVDNLIRAFAHAYQREPRARLHIVGADWEGLMPELKEIAKEEGVEDFVWFHGKMVDENLLALYRKSGIFASASEYEGFGISTIEAMASGCIPVLNKIPPFENFSASCKEVKLTNFDYPDEAGKLLYDMMNISSDELKKKRMRCRDFACGFGWNTIIEKQIHFYRSLII
- a CDS encoding glycosyltransferase gives rise to the protein MVSRKKIVPPATVIIPAYNATRTLRACLDALQEQSLSPDEIIVVDDGSTDGTPEMAKSYRSVRVISQENQGPAKARNKGARESKNPIIVFLDSDCVPEKNWLAEMVKPFIDEKVAGVQGAYRTHQKSLVARFDQADIEFRYEKMKRSSFLDWIGSYSAAYRKDIFLSHGGFDEHFPRASGEDAEFSYRLSEKGYRLVFNPAAIVYHSHPDTVERYIHVKHVRAYWRMRMYLKHPRKAVQDSYTPTMLKFNVAFSLGILFFALISIPIPDYTFWVRVSALAYVFTFLFSIPHIWRHGIHFVAIAFGLYFLRSIAFATGMIRGFLDEKVWA